Proteins encoded within one genomic window of Humulus lupulus chromosome 1, drHumLupu1.1, whole genome shotgun sequence:
- the LOC133812999 gene encoding uncharacterized protein LOC133812999, which yields MEIYLSGHPKFCLTGFYGEPNRSLRENSWRKLRQLASASSLPWCLVGDLNNVMSNKDKRGGRPYPSWLINGFQEAISDCNLIDMDLVGHQFTWERGRGTNNWVELYNLGPSASDHAPLWLNLDLRKRTTFTYRFRFENAWTRDPLCRQIVQDSTSLAEWGRNIIGRFKHRIARLKTILQWTQGRRDRYSLQKYKETQALLFEVLSQHEVFWRQRSKQLWLQVGDLNTTFFHASANKRRRRNQIVALKDDEGVLRDWDNGLGTVMVDYFKHLFSASSTDWHSVTECISASISEDVNMDLVRPIESEEVRQALFQMHPDKSPGPDGFSPGFYQKFWDIVGEDIISMVQEFFTTSTFLNHLLETNIVLIPKKSDPESMGDLRPIALCNVVYKVVSKVMTNRMKSVLKMVISETQSAFVPGRLITDNIMVAFEVMHYLKRKGSGKDGFMALKLDMSKAYDTIEWGFLEAMMKKMGFGDHWVSLVMKCVSSVSYKIAIEGQELGPIVPTRGLRQGDPLSPYLFIFCAEGFFALISKFVGEGRLTGCKVARAAPVISHMLFADDSYLFCKASMEEAVHVKELLHSYQVASGQQINLAKSSVFFSTNTRIETRQDICTELHIPEAGPYSMYLGLPNTLGRNKSVLLGYIKDKMRKRIEQWEGRLLSKAGKEVLIKTVAQALPSYAMNVFLLPLGLCKEMEMLMSRYWWRSSSSNGRGIHWRKWDSLTVHKVKGGMGFRDLHDFNRSLLCKQGWRLLTNPNSLVSRTFKARYYRNGNYLSAELGSNPSYIWRSIWEVKDLVTSVHPALIGAKVSSLLLVDSREWDVDLLKDLFNDRDLRCILSIPLSNNRPMDSWFWSLEPFGFFTVKSCYKFLQVLKNGEATDLEMTFWKGLWKVRVPPKVKDLVWRASTGCLPTNSQLHSRYVGVDPLCPLCQSDRETITHALVGCSRVWQCWVSLGFRLVRPASETFTSWLKISVAGLNDDQRAQAFMLCWAVWRRRNDYVWRNRRGTNHGVFLTADSSLLAWVQAQDREIAPLPNFLSPADGRLSWVKPPLGALKINVDAAIFSAAATYSFAGIVRDHEGAFVEAFSVCRAGVVSPELGEALGVREALSWIKKRSWQQVEIETDSLLVVQALRSSTSMASYFGVVTDECKALWKELVSVSIYFVKRSTNEAAHALAKASSTLAAERMLSKENISSIVLDVLLKDCC from the exons ATGGAGATTTATCTTAGTGGTCACCCTAAATTCTGTTTAACGGGGTTCTATGGGGAGCCAAACCGTAGCCTGAGAGAAAATTCTTGGAGGAAGCTTAGGCAGCTTGCGAGTGCTTCTTCGTTACCTTGGTGTTTGGTGGGAGATCTAAATAATGTTATGTCTAATAAAGATAAGAGGGGTGGGAGACCGTATCCTTCTTGGTTAATTAACGGTTTTCAGGAGGCGATTTCAGATTGTAATTTGATTGATATGGACCTAGTTGGTCATCAGTTTACTTGGGAGCGAGGTCGTGGGACAAATAATTGGGTGGAG CTATATAATCTTGGTCCTTCTGCTTCAGATCATGCCCCGTTATGGTTGAATCTGGATCTAAGAAAGCGAACAACTTTTACATACCGTTTTCGTTTTGAAAACGCTTGGACTAGAGATCCTCTTTGTAGGCAGATAGTGCAGGACAG TACTTCTTTGGCGGAATGGGGTCGTAACATTATTGGAAGATTCAAACATCGAATAGCTCGGTTGAAAACTATCTTGCAGTGGACACAAGGGAGGCGTGATAGGTACTCACTTCAGAAATATAAGGAGACTCAGGCTTTATTGTTCGAGGTTCTTTCTCAACATGAGGTCTTTTGGCGTCAAAGATCTAAACAGTTATGGCTTCAGGTTGGTGACCTCAACACTACATTCTTTCATGCTTCggcaaataaaaggagaaggaggaATCAGATAGTTGCACTTAAGGATGATGAGGGTGTGTTACGAGATTGGGATAACGGATTGGGCACGGTTATGGTAGATTATTTCAAGCATCTTTTTTCAGCATCTAGCACAGACTGGCATAGTGTGACGGAGTGTATATCGGCATCAATTTCAGAGGATGTGAATATGGATCTAGTGAGGCCCATTGAATCTGAAGAAGTAAGGCAGGCCTTGTTTCAGATGCACCCAGATAAATCGCCGGGGCCGGATGGTTTCTCGCCAGGTTTCTACCAAAAGTTTTGGGATATTGTGGGTGAGGACATTATTAGCATGGTTCAAGAATTTTTCACTACTAGTACCTTTTTGAATCATCTTTTAGAAACCAATATTGTTTTGATTCCTAAGAAGTCAGACCCGGAGTCGATGGGAGATTTAAGACCGATTGCTCTTTGTAATGTGGTCTATAAAGTGGTTTCGAAGGTGATGACGAATAGAATGAAGTCAGTGCTTAAGATGGTGATTTCAGAAACTCAGAGTGCCTTTGTGCCAGGGAGATTGATCACCGACAATATTATGGTGGCTTTTGAGGTAATGCACTATCTTAAGAGAAAAGGGTCGGGGAAGGATGGGTTTATGGCTTTAAAGCTCGATATGAGTAAAGCTTACGACACGATTGAATGGGGGTTCCTTGAAGCTATGATGAAAAAGATGGGCTTTGGGGATCATTGGGTGTCGTTGGTCATGAAATGTGTTAGCTCGGTCTCATATAAGATTGCTATTGAGGGTCAGGAGTTGGGGCCTATTGTCCCAACTAGAGGGTTGAGACAAGGAGACCCGCTTTCACcgtatctttttattttttgtgcagAAGGCTTTTTTGCGTTGATTTCTAAATTTGTTGGCGAAGGTAGGCTCACAGGGTGTAAGGTGGCAAGAGCAGCTCCTGTGATATCGCATATGTTGTTCGCTGATGACAGCTATTTGTTCTGTAAAGCATCAATGGAGGAGGCAGTTCATGTGAAAGAATTACTCCACTCTTATCAGGTGGCCTCAGGACAACAAATTAACTTAGCCAAATCATCGGTGTTTTTTAGCACGAATACCAGGATTGAGACGCGCCAAGACATTTGTACAGAGCTCCATATTCCTGAGGCAGGCCCATATAGCATGTATTTGGGGCTGCCAAATACTCTGGGAAGGAATAAATCTGTGTTGTTGGGCTATATTAAGGACAAAATGAGGAAAAGAATTGAGCAGTGGGAGGGGCGCTTATTATCCAAGGCTGGGAAGGAGGTTTTGATTAAAACTGTTGCTCAAGCGTTGCCCTCTTATGCCATGAATGTTTTCTTGCTCCCTCTAGGCTTATGTAAAGAGATGGAGATGCTTATGAGTCGGTACTGGTGGCGTTCTTCCTCAAGCAATGGTAGAGGAATTCACTGGCGGAAATGGGATTCATTAACAGTGCACAAGGTTAAGGGAGGTATGGGTTTTAGAGATCTTCATGATTTTAATAGATCTCTCTTATGTAAACAGGGATGGCGTTTACTCACTAATCCAAATTCGTTAGTGAGTCGCACTTTCAAAGCTCGTTATTACCGAAATGGGAATTACTTAAGTGCTGAACTTGGGTCTAATCCAAGTTATATTTGGAGGAGTATATGGGAAGTGAAGGATTTA GTTACTTCGGTACACCCTGCTTTGATTGGAGCAAAAGTCTCTTCTTTGCTGCTTGTGGATAGCCGCGAATGGGATGTGGATTTGCTTAAGGACCTGTTCAATGACCGAGATTTGAGATGCATTCTTAGCATTCCTTTAAGCAATAATCGTCCTATGGATAGCTGGTTTTGGTCCTTGGAGCCTTTTGGGTTTTTCACTGTAAAAAGTTGCTACAAGTTCTTACAGGTGCTCAAAAATGGTGAAGCTACAGATCTGGAAATGACGTTTTGGAAGGGCTTGTGGAAGGTTAGGGTTCCCCCTAAGGTGAAGGATCTTGTTTGGAGGGCTTCTACGGGTTGTTTACCCACCAATTCGCAACTTCATTCAAGATACGTGGGTGTCGATCCTTTGTGCCCTTTATGCCAATCTGACAGGGAGACTATCACGCATGCCTTGGTGGGTTGTAGTCGGGTCTGGCAGTGCTGGGTAAGTCTGGGATTTCGGCTGGTGCGTCCTGCCTCTGAAACTTTTACATCTTGGTTGAAGATTAGTGTAGCTGGGTTAAATGATGATCAGAGAGCTCAAGCATTTATGCTCTGTTGGGCGGTTTGGAGAAGGAGGAATGATTATGTGTGGCGAAATCGAAGAGGCACAAATCATGGTGTGTTTCTCACGGCTGATTCGTCCTTGCTAGCCTGGGTTCAAGCCCAAGATCGTGAAATTGCACCTCTGCCCAACTTTTTATCTCCTGCTGACGGCCGATTGTCGTGGGTCAAACCACCTCTTGGTGCGCTAAAGATTAACGTAGATGCAGCAATCTTCTCTGCGGCGGCCACTTATAGTTTTGCAGGCATTGTTCGTGATCATGAGGGAGCTTTTGTGGAGGCCTTCTCTGTGTGCCGCGCTGGGGTTGTTTCTCCGGAATTGGGTGAGGCGTTGGGTGTACGGGAGGCTTTGAGTTGGATAAAGAAAAGGTCTTGGCAGCAAGTGGAGATCGAAACTGACAGCTTGCTGGTTGTTCAAGCGTTAAGGAGTTCTACTTCGATGGCCTCTTACtttggggtcgttacagatgAATGCAAAGCCCTTTGGAAGGAATTGGTTTCTGtttcaatttattttgttaagcGTTCTACAAATGAAGCTGCCCATGCTTTGGCAAAAGCTTCTTCTACATTGGCGGCTGAGCGTATGTTATCGAAGGAGAATATCTCCTCTATTGTGTTGGATGTATTATTGAAAGATTGTTGCTAA